The sequence below is a genomic window from Sandaracinaceae bacterium.
CGGCCTCGGCGCCACGCAGGGCGCGCAGCACGGACACGATCCGCGCATAGGCGTGCAGCCCTCCGTGCAGGCGTCCCGGGGGGCCGGCCAGCGCCGCGCCGAAGAAGGCCTCGCCCGTGAACGCGCCGCTCGCGTCTGGCTCGAGAGGGGAGCCTCCCTGACCGGAGACGCTGGCGTCTAGCGCGCGGCGGAAGGCTTCGGCGGACGAGGGCGTGGGGGCGCTCATCCGAGGTCATAGCGTGTCCCCGAGTGACGCGCATGGGATGGCCCAGGCGGCTTGTGGTCCACCTCGGTTTGACCGCTTCCCACAAGACGCTATACGGGCAGCTCCCTGCGCGTGGTCACCGTCGGCTGCGCCGAGCTGGAGGTAGCGTCGTGCGCATCGAACGAGCGTTGGTGTCGGTCTCGGACAAGACCGGAGTCGTGGATTTTGCCAAGGGGCTGGCCGCTCTCGGCATCGAGATTCTCTCCACGGGGGGCACCGCGAAGGCGCTGCGCGACGCGGGCCTGACGGTCGTCGACGTCTCCGAGTACACCCAGTCGCCCGAGATCATGGACGGGCGCGTCAAGACCCTGCACCCGCGAGTGCACGGCGGCATCCTCATGCGTGACCTCGACGAGGACCGCGCGGCCCTCGCCAGCATCGGCGGCAAGCCCATCGGGCTCGTGTGCGTGAACCTGTACCCGTTCGAGAAGACGGTGGCCGCGGGCGCCGCGCACGACGAGATCATCGAGAACATCGACATCGGTGGGCCGTCGATGGTGCGCAGCGCCGCGAAGAACCACAGCCGCGTCACCATCGTGACCGAGCCCGCCGACTACGGGCGCGTGCTCGAGGCCATCACCGGCAACGGGGAGACCACGCTGGCTCTGCGCGCCGAGCTGGCCGCCAAGGCCTTCACGCACACGGCGGCCTACGACGGCGCCATCGCGGCCTACATGACCCGCGAAGAGGGCTCCGAGTACCCGGGCACGCTCACCCTGAGCTTCCGCAAGGGCTACGACGTGCGCTACGGCGAGAACCCCCACCAGAAGGGCGCGTTCTACATCGACCGCGACGCCGAGCCGGGCAGCCTGGCCTTGGCCGAGTCGCTCGACGAGGGCGGCAAGGAGCTCTCGTTCAACAACCTGGTGGACGTCGACGCCGCGCTGGACGCCGTGCGCGAGTTCACCGAGGGCCCCGCGGCCGTGGTGGTCAAGCACACCAACCCGTGCGGCGTGGCGCGCGGCGCGACCCTCGAAGAGGCGTACCGCGTGGCGCGCGAGGCCGACTCGCAGAGCGCGTTCGGCGGCATCGTGGCGCTCAACCAGCGCGTGGACCTGGCCACCGCAGGCGCGCTGGCCGAGACCTTCATCGAGTGCGTCATCGCGCCGGGCTACGACGACGAGGCGCTGGCCAAGCTCAAGAAGAAGAGCAACCTGCGCATCCTCGCCACGGGCGCGTGGCTGGGGCCCGAGCACAGCGCGCTCCACTACAAGCGCATCAGCGGCGGCGTGGTGGTGCAGGACCGCGACGCCACGGGTGGCGTGGAGGTGCGCGACGCCAAGGTGGTCACCAAGCGTGAGCCCACCAAGGACGAGTGGGCCGCCCTCCAGTTCGCCTGGCGCGTGTGCAAGCACGTGAAGAGCAACGCCATCATCTTCGCCAAGCCCGACCGCACGGTGGGCGTCGGCGCCGGGCAGATGGCGCGCGTCACGGCCGTGAAGATCGCGTCCGAGAAGGCGGGCGAGCTGTCGCAGGGCGCGGTCATGGCGTCCGACGCGTTCTTCCCGTTCCCGGACGGCATCGAGGCCGCTGCCGCCGCGGGCATCACCGCCGTAGCTCACCCCGGTGGCTCCAAGAACGACGACGCCATCATCGCGGCCGCCGACGCCGCCGGGCTGGCGATGGTGTTCACGGGCGTCCGGCACTTCCGTCACTGAGCGCAGAGGTCACCCATGAAGGTCTTGGTCATCGGAAGCGGCGCGCGTGAGCACGCCCTGGCGTGGAAGCTCTCGCAGGACGAGGGCACGTCCGTGGTGGTCGCCCCCGGCAACGCGGGCATGAGCGCCGTGGCCGAGCGGCGCCCGCTGCCCAAGGCCACCCCCGAGGCCGTCGTCGCGCTGGCCCGTGAGGTCTCTGCCGACTTCGTGGTGGTCGGCCCCGAGGCCCCGCTGGTCGACGGCGCGATCGACGCGCTCACTGCAGCGGGCATCGAGGCCTTCGGGCCGCCTCGCTTCCAGGCGCAGCTCGAGGGCTCCAAGATCTTCTCCAAGGAGTTCATGGCGCGGCACGACGTGCCCACCGCTGGCTTCCGCGTGTTCGACGACGCAGACGAGGCCGAGGCCTACGTGCGCGGCGCCGGTCGTCCGCTGGTGGTGAAGGCCGACGGCCTCGCGGCGGGCAAGGGCGTCACGGTGGCCAAGGACGGCGACGAGGCGGCGGACGCCGTCGACCGCATCATGCGTCAGCGCGAGTTCGGCGGTGCCGGCGCGCGCGTGCTCGTCGAAGAATGCCTGGTGGGCGAAGAGGTCAGCTTCCACGTCGTGTGCGACGGCGAGCGCTACGTGGCGCTCGCGCCCGCGCAGGACCACAAGCGCGCGTTCGACGGCGACCAGGGACCCAACACGGGTGGCATGGGCGCCTACTCGCCGCCGCCGGTGTTCACCGACGCCGTGCTGCAGAAGACCCTCGCGCGCGTGGTCGAGCCCACCCTCGCGGGCATGCGCGCCGAGGGGCACCCCTTCCGCGGGGCGCTCTTCGTGGGGCTGATGATCGTCGACGGAGAGCCGCTCGTGCTCGAGTACAACACGCGCTTCGGCGACCCCGAGTGCGAGAGCATGATGATGCGCTGGAGCGGGTCCATCCTGCCCCTGCTGCAGGGCTCGGCCCGCGGCGACCTGAGCGCTGTGACGCCCGCCTGGGACGCCCCCGTCAGCCTGTGCGTGGTGCTCGCGTCGGGGGGCTATCCGGGCGCCTACGAGACGGGCAAGGTCATCACCGGGCTGGACGCGGCGGCGCAGGTCGAGGGCGTGCAGGTGTTCCACGCCGGCACCGACGAGCGGGACGGACAGCTGGTCACCAAGGGCGGCCGCGTGCTCACCGTCACGGCTGTTGGCGAGACGTTCGACCAGGCGGCCGAGCGGGCCTACCGCGCCGCGGACGCCATCGCCTTCGACGGCAAGATGCTGCGCCGGGACATCGGCTTTCGCGCCCGTTCCCCCGAGGGCCTGCGCGGGTCGTGACGCGCCACCCGTGGCTGGCCCTGGTCGACGCGCTGGGGCTCCTGCTCGTCCTGGGCTTCGCGCTCCAGGTGCTGCCCGC
It includes:
- the purH gene encoding bifunctional phosphoribosylaminoimidazolecarboxamide formyltransferase/IMP cyclohydrolase; this encodes MGWPRRLVVHLGLTASHKTLYGQLPARGHRRLRRAGGSVVRIERALVSVSDKTGVVDFAKGLAALGIEILSTGGTAKALRDAGLTVVDVSEYTQSPEIMDGRVKTLHPRVHGGILMRDLDEDRAALASIGGKPIGLVCVNLYPFEKTVAAGAAHDEIIENIDIGGPSMVRSAAKNHSRVTIVTEPADYGRVLEAITGNGETTLALRAELAAKAFTHTAAYDGAIAAYMTREEGSEYPGTLTLSFRKGYDVRYGENPHQKGAFYIDRDAEPGSLALAESLDEGGKELSFNNLVDVDAALDAVREFTEGPAAVVVKHTNPCGVARGATLEEAYRVAREADSQSAFGGIVALNQRVDLATAGALAETFIECVIAPGYDDEALAKLKKKSNLRILATGAWLGPEHSALHYKRISGGVVVQDRDATGGVEVRDAKVVTKREPTKDEWAALQFAWRVCKHVKSNAIIFAKPDRTVGVGAGQMARVTAVKIASEKAGELSQGAVMASDAFFPFPDGIEAAAAAGITAVAHPGGSKNDDAIIAAADAAGLAMVFTGVRHFRH
- the purD gene encoding phosphoribosylamine--glycine ligase, whose protein sequence is MKVLVIGSGAREHALAWKLSQDEGTSVVVAPGNAGMSAVAERRPLPKATPEAVVALAREVSADFVVVGPEAPLVDGAIDALTAAGIEAFGPPRFQAQLEGSKIFSKEFMARHDVPTAGFRVFDDADEAEAYVRGAGRPLVVKADGLAAGKGVTVAKDGDEAADAVDRIMRQREFGGAGARVLVEECLVGEEVSFHVVCDGERYVALAPAQDHKRAFDGDQGPNTGGMGAYSPPPVFTDAVLQKTLARVVEPTLAGMRAEGHPFRGALFVGLMIVDGEPLVLEYNTRFGDPECESMMMRWSGSILPLLQGSARGDLSAVTPAWDAPVSLCVVLASGGYPGAYETGKVITGLDAAAQVEGVQVFHAGTDERDGQLVTKGGRVLTVTAVGETFDQAAERAYRAADAIAFDGKMLRRDIGFRARSPEGLRGS